In a genomic window of Aeromicrobium panaciterrae:
- a CDS encoding crotonase/enoyl-CoA hydratase family protein, which translates to MTEPRVITEIDGQIAYVWLNRPDKLNGVDLELIEELIAAAEALKSNRDVRAVVLQGKGRSFCAGLDFGAAFKDKKKVARFFLAGPRLVNKFQKVTTIWRDLPLPVIAVVHGHCYGAGVQLAAGADFRFTTPDATWSILEAKWGLVPDMGGTVPFGDQMKADDVMRLSMTGEQITGTRAVEVGLATEAVDEPIKAALELIEKLVERSPDSVAATKKLLYANRRGSLRAALRLERKLQATMFKSVNTKIAREAATAKQPAAYKPRTFK; encoded by the coding sequence ATGACTGAACCGCGGGTGATCACCGAGATCGACGGCCAGATCGCGTACGTGTGGCTCAACCGGCCCGACAAGCTCAACGGCGTCGACCTCGAGCTGATCGAGGAGCTCATCGCAGCAGCTGAGGCGCTCAAGTCGAATCGCGACGTCCGCGCAGTGGTCTTGCAGGGCAAGGGACGCTCGTTCTGCGCGGGCCTCGACTTCGGCGCAGCCTTCAAGGACAAGAAGAAGGTCGCACGCTTCTTCCTCGCCGGCCCCCGCCTGGTCAACAAGTTCCAGAAGGTCACGACGATCTGGCGCGATCTGCCCTTGCCGGTCATCGCCGTGGTGCACGGCCATTGCTACGGCGCAGGTGTGCAGCTCGCCGCCGGTGCTGACTTCCGGTTCACGACCCCCGACGCAACGTGGTCAATCCTGGAAGCCAAGTGGGGTCTGGTGCCCGACATGGGCGGAACTGTCCCCTTCGGTGATCAGATGAAGGCCGATGACGTCATGCGACTGTCGATGACGGGCGAGCAGATCACTGGAACGCGCGCCGTCGAAGTCGGACTCGCAACCGAAGCAGTCGACGAGCCGATCAAGGCGGCGCTTGAACTCATCGAAAAGCTCGTCGAACGGTCGCCGGACTCGGTCGCAGCGACCAAGAAGCTCCTGTACGCCAACCGTCGCGGCAGCCTTCGCGCCGCGTTGAGGCTTGAGCGCAAGCTCCAGGCGACGATGTTCAAGTCGGTCAACACCAAGATTGCTCGCGAGGCCGCGACGGCCAAGCAGCCGGCGGCATACAAGCCCCGTACCTTCAAATAG
- a CDS encoding class I SAM-dependent methyltransferase, with protein sequence MAEKSKKVANQYERGYDYTKYWDNRDYENAAEHIAIRRLLKGQHYGSAADIGGGFGRLCILLRTFADKVTLAEPAASQLEAAKKVLEGTDIVQAQMQADDLKFADGELDLVTMVRVMHHIPEPSAEFAEISRVLAPGGTAIIEVANYGHFKNRRRHKKEGIELPKEPVSIRTVKADEPDAIAFVNHNIDTVVGQLAAAGLTLESKLSVSNLRSERVKKTLPKSAMLLIERATQKRLARNNFGPSIFLKLRKA encoded by the coding sequence GTGGCCGAGAAGAGCAAGAAGGTAGCCAACCAGTACGAGCGTGGTTACGACTACACGAAGTACTGGGACAATCGCGACTACGAGAACGCCGCCGAGCACATCGCGATCCGGCGCCTCCTCAAGGGTCAGCACTACGGCAGCGCAGCCGACATCGGCGGTGGCTTCGGTCGCCTGTGCATCCTGCTGCGTACGTTCGCCGACAAGGTCACTCTTGCCGAGCCAGCCGCGAGCCAGCTCGAGGCAGCCAAGAAGGTGCTCGAGGGCACCGACATCGTGCAGGCGCAGATGCAGGCCGACGACCTCAAGTTCGCCGATGGCGAGCTCGACCTGGTGACGATGGTCCGCGTCATGCACCACATCCCCGAGCCGTCAGCTGAGTTCGCCGAAATCTCGCGCGTCCTGGCGCCGGGCGGCACCGCGATCATCGAGGTCGCCAACTACGGCCACTTCAAGAACCGTCGCCGTCACAAGAAGGAAGGCATCGAGCTCCCCAAGGAGCCGGTCAGTATCCGTACGGTCAAGGCCGACGAGCCGGACGCGATTGCCTTCGTCAACCACAACATCGACACCGTCGTGGGACAGCTCGCCGCGGCAGGACTGACGCTCGAGAGCAAGCTCTCGGTGTCCAACCTTCGCAGTGAGCGGGTCAAGAAGACGCTGCCGAAGAGCGCGATGCTGTTGATCGAGCGCGCGACTCAGAAGCGTCTGGCGCGCAACAACTTCGGCCCGAGCATCTTCCTCAAGCTCCGCAAGGCGTAG
- a CDS encoding serine/threonine protein kinase — MRRTLKLSLVLALIAPMAVWTIARGGADAATTTPKTVMFVGNNWDGTTDVIDPVTFKRLKRIDVAPDRKERIAAIQKDPVALAFYLAIGQLVGEGHDQFNDDMFSTPDGKILAVSRPSLADVVGINIASGKIVWRFPMEGYRTDHMGVSPDGTKLLVSDSTANKVHELNIRTGAKLREFPSGDTPHESNYTKDGGKIFHASIGRVYVPADLSGNGSVNKIAKGKQVFQIVDNKSFKILKTWDMGAKLAEAGYPGMSSAVRPMAVAPDERYVYLQVSYFHGFVEFDTKGAGKVVRLANLPQSAAAQKIPKSKYVLNSAHHGIAMNAAGTSLCVAGTMSDYAAIVSRKTFSYKILDVGPKPYWATTGPGGKTCWMSTSGNDQVAVIDYATKKIIKRIAVGDHPQRVREGRVAAATINAWK; from the coding sequence ATGCGCCGCACACTGAAGCTCTCGCTTGTTCTTGCTCTGATCGCCCCGATGGCCGTATGGACCATCGCCCGAGGGGGCGCAGATGCCGCGACCACCACTCCCAAGACCGTCATGTTTGTCGGCAACAACTGGGACGGCACGACCGACGTCATTGACCCGGTGACGTTCAAGCGACTCAAGCGCATCGACGTCGCACCCGACCGCAAGGAACGGATCGCCGCGATTCAGAAGGACCCGGTCGCGCTGGCGTTCTATCTCGCGATCGGACAGCTGGTCGGCGAAGGCCACGACCAGTTCAACGACGACATGTTCAGCACCCCCGACGGCAAGATCCTCGCCGTCTCGCGTCCGAGCCTGGCCGATGTTGTCGGCATCAACATCGCGAGCGGCAAGATCGTGTGGCGCTTCCCGATGGAGGGCTACCGCACCGATCACATGGGCGTCTCTCCTGACGGCACCAAGCTCCTGGTCTCCGATTCGACGGCCAACAAGGTGCACGAGCTGAACATCCGTACCGGCGCCAAGCTCCGCGAGTTCCCCTCAGGCGATACACCCCATGAGAGCAACTACACGAAGGACGGCGGCAAGATCTTCCACGCCAGCATCGGTCGCGTCTACGTGCCCGCGGATCTGAGCGGCAACGGCAGCGTCAACAAGATCGCGAAGGGCAAGCAGGTCTTCCAGATCGTCGACAACAAGTCGTTCAAGATCCTGAAGACGTGGGACATGGGCGCCAAGCTCGCCGAGGCGGGCTACCCCGGTATGAGTTCGGCAGTGCGGCCGATGGCAGTCGCTCCTGACGAGCGGTACGTCTACCTGCAGGTTTCGTACTTCCACGGGTTCGTCGAGTTCGACACCAAGGGCGCCGGCAAGGTCGTCCGCTTGGCCAACCTCCCGCAAAGCGCAGCCGCACAGAAGATTCCCAAGTCGAAGTACGTTCTCAACTCCGCGCACCACGGCATCGCGATGAACGCGGCCGGCACCTCGCTGTGCGTGGCCGGCACGATGTCCGACTACGCGGCGATCGTGAGCCGCAAGACCTTCAGCTACAAGATCCTCGATGTCGGCCCCAAGCCGTACTGGGCCACCACCGGCCCCGGCGGCAAGACGTGCTGGATGTCGACCAGCGGCAATGATCAGGTTGCGGTCATCGACTACGCGACCAAGAAGATCATCAAGCGCATCGCGGTCGGCGATCACCCGCAGCGTGTCCGCGAAGGCCGCGTCGCGGCAGCGACCATCAACGCCTGGAAGTAG
- a CDS encoding WhiB family transcriptional regulator translates to MVNIKRLPLPLMDVYDWQYDGLCMDMDSEVFFSPEAERGAKRIRREDAAKALCRQCPVIESCRQHALRAQEPYGVWGGLSESERAEMVGQRSVAS, encoded by the coding sequence ATGGTCAACATCAAGAGGCTCCCCCTACCCCTGATGGATGTGTACGACTGGCAGTACGACGGTTTGTGCATGGACATGGACTCGGAGGTCTTCTTCTCGCCGGAAGCCGAGCGTGGTGCCAAGCGCATCCGCCGTGAAGACGCCGCCAAGGCCCTGTGCCGTCAGTGCCCCGTGATCGAGAGTTGCCGCCAGCACGCGCTCAGGGCGCAGGAGCCGTACGGCGTGTGGGGAGGGCTCAGCGAATCCGAGCGTGCCGAGATGGTCGGGCAGCGCTCAGTCGCGAGCTGA